Genomic window (Alteromonas pelagimontana):
ACCTGCCGCAAAGAGAATACTTACCATCATAAACGCAGGTTTTGCGTGATTGTCGATACACTGCTTTTGCTTTTCAACCGACGAATGGTTGATCAGCAACGCTAACAATGAGCCACCTATAAAAGCGACTACGGGAGGGAGCAGGCTGAAAATAATGCTGCCAATAACAATAACGATAAGTGCTACATTCAGTGTCCAGGTTATCTTTGATTGTGACGTTGCCACACATTCAAAAGAACTATTCAAACTACGATTTGCACCGGCGAGCCGCCGCTTTTCTTTTGTCCCCAGCCAGTAAGCAGTTGCAACAACGAACAGGAATCCTGCTATATGAACAGGGAGTAACGGTTGATAAAGCTCCATCACCGGTATATCCAATGCTGCCGCAGCCCGGATCGTGGGGCCACCCCAGGGCAGCATATTGTTGACGCCGGCTGACATAGCCACCAGGCAAGCAAGGATCCGCCGGTCTATTTGCATCTCATCAAACAGCGGAAGTACTGCAGGAATAACTATTAAAAATGTGCTCGCGCCGGAGCCGTCTAAATGCACGAGTGCGGTAATGACCACCACTCCGATAAACAGTTTTCTGGGGTCGCTGCCGCACACCTTTAACGTAAAATTAATAAAGGGCCTGAAAACACCAGCGTCGTTCATAATGCCAAAGAACAAAATGGCAAACATAAACATGACGGCGACAGGTGCTATCGTGGAGATGCCATCTACCATATAGGAAGGCAAGGATCTGGCTTGCCCTATAGCGATGGCAGCAAGTGCGGGAATGGCAATAAGCGCTACCAGCGGTGTAAGCCGCTTGCTCATTATTGCAATCAGCACGCCTATTATTGTGAGAAGTCCCGCAACAGCTAACATCTGAATTACTCTGTTGTCGCATCGATCAGGTATTCGCGAAACGGCACCTGCTTATGGAACGGCGGTGGCGTAATAACCTGTGTCATAAACAGCACGACGGAATGGGTTTGCGGATTAACCCAGAACAGGGTGTTACCAGAACCAGCCCAACCGTAGGTTCCCGCTGGCATAAAATTAATATTTTCTGTCTGCGGGGACCCAATAGCGAACCCGTAACCAAAATCGATGGGTGCGTCGTTGCCGAAATCTTCAATGGTAATTTGTGGTGCAAATAATTGATC
Coding sequences:
- a CDS encoding CitMHS family transporter, translated to MLAVAGLLTIIGVLIAIMSKRLTPLVALIAIPALAAIAIGQARSLPSYMVDGISTIAPVAVMFMFAILFFGIMNDAGVFRPFINFTLKVCGSDPRKLFIGVVVITALVHLDGSGASTFLIVIPAVLPLFDEMQIDRRILACLVAMSAGVNNMLPWGGPTIRAAAALDIPVMELYQPLLPVHIAGFLFVVATAYWLGTKEKRRLAGANRSLNSSFECVATSQSKITWTLNVALIVIVIGSIIFSLLPPVVAFIGGSLLALLINHSSVEKQKQCIDNHAKPAFMMVSILFAAGCFTGILRHSGMLDAMAQGGSGLLPSLLVTHLPFFVALIAMPLSLLFDPDSFYFGIMPVLSGIAVDSGGAAQSVAHGALLGQMTTGFPVSPLTPATFLLIGLTRIGLADHQRFSIPYLYACSLFMTFIAVLTGVISL